The following are encoded in a window of Geobacter metallireducens GS-15 genomic DNA:
- a CDS encoding cupin domain-containing protein, translating to MERGERPWGTYTVLEENTSYKIKRIEVNPGQRLSLQMHHHRSEHWIVVSGTARVTCGDEEYVVNVNESTFIPIGRNHRLENPGKIPLVIIEVQSGEYLGEDDIVRFDDDYNRCEPGTETFSGETD from the coding sequence TTGGAACGAGGAGAACGCCCCTGGGGGACCTACACGGTCCTTGAGGAAAACACCAGTTACAAGATCAAGCGGATCGAAGTGAATCCGGGGCAGCGGCTGTCGCTCCAGATGCACCACCACCGGAGCGAGCACTGGATCGTGGTTTCCGGCACTGCCAGGGTGACCTGCGGTGATGAGGAGTATGTGGTCAACGTGAACGAGTCCACCTTCATTCCCATCGGCCGGAACCACCGGCTGGAGAACCCCGGCAAGATCCCCCTTGTCATCATCGAGGTACAGAGCGGCGAGTATCTGGGCGAAGACGACATTGTCCGCTTCGACGACGACTACAATCGCTGTGAGCCGGGAACGGAGACTTTCTCCGGAGAAACTGATTAG
- the rfbD gene encoding dTDP-4-dehydrorhamnose reductase: MILVVGAKGMLGQDLMRVLPGDVRGVDIEEIDITSPESVRRVLLTLKPRVVVNCAAYTDVDGCETNVDLAMRVNGDGVGHLAAATREIGALLVQVSTDYVFDGTKGTPYVEDDRVNPLSVYGKSKLVGEKKARENPDHLIVRTQWLYGHGGKNFVETMLRLAGERTEIAVVDDQIGSPTWTADLSLAITELIENNCRGTYHAANRGTCSWYEFARAIFAEAGVGMTVRPQSTEELGRPAPRPLYSVLDCDKLTHDAGLELEDWREALKNYLERRQPAVRS; this comes from the coding sequence ATGATTCTCGTCGTCGGCGCCAAGGGGATGCTCGGCCAGGACCTCATGCGGGTGCTGCCGGGAGACGTGCGCGGGGTGGACATCGAGGAGATCGACATCACCTCGCCTGAGTCGGTGCGTCGAGTGCTCCTGACCCTCAAGCCCCGGGTGGTGGTGAACTGCGCCGCCTACACCGATGTCGACGGGTGCGAAACCAACGTCGACCTCGCCATGCGCGTGAACGGGGACGGTGTGGGGCACCTGGCAGCCGCGACCCGGGAAATCGGAGCGCTCCTCGTTCAGGTGAGCACTGATTACGTCTTCGACGGCACCAAGGGAACACCCTACGTTGAGGATGATCGGGTCAATCCCCTGAGCGTCTACGGCAAATCGAAGCTCGTGGGGGAGAAAAAGGCCCGGGAGAACCCCGACCACCTCATCGTCCGGACCCAGTGGCTCTATGGCCATGGGGGAAAGAACTTCGTGGAGACCATGCTGCGGCTTGCCGGGGAGCGGACCGAGATCGCCGTGGTGGATGACCAGATCGGCTCCCCCACCTGGACCGCGGACCTCTCCCTCGCCATCACCGAACTCATCGAGAACAACTGTCGGGGCACCTACCACGCCGCCAACCGGGGCACCTGCTCCTGGTACGAATTCGCCAGGGCGATCTTCGCCGAAGCTGGCGTCGGGATGACGGTGCGCCCCCAGAGCACGGAAGAGCTGGGACGGCCGGCGCCCCGTCCTCTCTATTCGGTCCTCGACTGCGACAAGCTTACCCATGATGCGGGGCTTGAGTTGGAGGACTGGCGCGAGGCCCTTAAAAACTATCTGGAAAGGCGTCAGCCGGCAGTAAGAAGCTGA
- the rfbB gene encoding dTDP-glucose 4,6-dehydratase, with translation MPEMFVPRAILVTGGAGFIGSNFITHFMAANPGCRVVNLDILTYAGNLKNLVGVEKNPDYRFVRGDICNGELVRELLAEERIEAVVHFAAESHVDRSITGPEIFVRTNVLGTQVLLEESRRHWEAKGVERFRFLHVSTDEVYGTLGETGYFTEETPLAPNSPYSASKAGSDLIVRAYYETYGFPALITRCSNNYGPYQFPEKLIPLMIHNIVANKPLPVYGDGRNVRDWLHVKDHSSAIETVLKGGKPGEVFNVGGNNEWFNIDIVQLLCDLLDERLGRPKGESRGLITFVKDRLGHDRRYAISAAKIKRELGWEPSYTFERGIAETVDWYLANGAWVEEVTSGAYRDYYEKQYGGES, from the coding sequence ATGCCTGAAATGTTTGTTCCACGCGCCATTCTCGTCACCGGCGGCGCCGGATTTATCGGCTCCAACTTCATCACCCACTTCATGGCCGCTAACCCCGGCTGCCGAGTGGTCAACCTGGATATCCTCACCTATGCGGGGAACCTGAAGAATCTCGTGGGGGTTGAGAAAAACCCCGACTACCGCTTTGTCCGGGGGGACATCTGCAATGGGGAACTGGTCCGTGAACTCCTGGCCGAGGAGCGGATCGAGGCGGTGGTCCACTTCGCCGCCGAGTCCCACGTGGACCGCTCCATCACTGGCCCGGAAATTTTCGTCCGCACCAACGTCCTCGGCACCCAGGTGCTGCTGGAAGAAAGCCGCCGGCATTGGGAGGCGAAGGGTGTGGAGCGGTTCCGGTTTCTCCACGTATCCACCGACGAGGTCTACGGCACCCTTGGTGAAACCGGCTACTTCACCGAGGAGACCCCGCTCGCACCCAACTCCCCCTATTCGGCCAGCAAGGCGGGTTCCGATCTCATCGTGCGGGCCTACTATGAAACCTACGGGTTCCCGGCCCTCATCACCCGCTGCTCCAACAACTACGGCCCCTACCAGTTTCCCGAGAAACTCATCCCCCTCATGATCCACAACATCGTGGCGAACAAGCCCCTTCCGGTGTATGGCGACGGCAGGAACGTCCGCGACTGGCTCCACGTGAAGGACCATTCCTCGGCCATCGAGACGGTCCTCAAGGGGGGAAAGCCGGGGGAGGTCTTTAATGTCGGCGGAAACAACGAGTGGTTCAACATCGACATCGTCCAACTCCTCTGCGATCTCCTCGATGAGCGGCTCGGCAGGCCAAAGGGGGAGAGCCGGGGGCTCATCACCTTCGTGAAGGACCGCCTGGGCCACGACCGGCGCTATGCCATCAGCGCCGCAAAGATCAAGAGGGAGCTCGGCTGGGAGCCCTCGTACACCTTCGAGCGGGGGATTGCCGAGACCGTTGACTGGTACCTGGCCAATGGCGCTTGGGTCGAGGAGGTCACCTCGGGGGCCTATCGGGACTATTACGAGAAACAGTATGGAGGAGAGTCATGA
- a CDS encoding CxxxxCH/CxxCH domain c-type cytochrome has product MLLFVGVLSLAGPAEGALECYSCHGSSSPVDYRPADNAYRNISSGGFQGNHRTHMDASAVPGSCSQCHPGSASYTASHRNGSIRISSRINNSPLATAFRNHTSSPQSATPTPGSCTNINCHFEAATPIWGSSPLAAPTGCSACHGAAPSDGNHPAVSGSGKKHGDYLGTGTGSCASCHTDHTAEARPFAHATSVAKRALVVKFTKTPNSGGTYSGVLTYPGYLPSQNPPRNGTCANLYCHSDGRGGAPFTVARWSDSGTIQCYSCHRGRSSDSTEANCTSVGGTWDSDKTKCSPYLNMSSNGHNKLVGSHWIRKYPCSYCHSATADSAGNIIDTTKHVNGTRDVKMASQWNIVGRTDASYDSTTKVCSNVYCHSDGTTDPETVRAFPWTATKAGCNDCHGHLRGGCSDTGCHDGRIEGGKVWTLPSRFGALGAYAFPTGQEWMEAMPMFANQGAGTPRANSHPRHSETNFSCDNCHAATVIGDCASCHSNGIPIGSMGESSHLNGTYHVNKTKDVVFKDGGSYNPVAKTCSNTKCHTSGTDPVWGGAVTGAVTCLGCHGTTGADQDDYNSFNGTQARISLTQWTVSGHGRYSSAGAYPVSGNPAANFPGNPCWYCHDNNALHKDATNPFRLRMHRQYERRFVKECVYCHMTRSDDECIGCHVGQADSLAPQATAVGIVFRQSNWSTVTQFPSHIQVTGCTAVNCHDSDSGTFASGTHKGHDVNAGTWTAEQKDDVRNQYLMMGVCLQCHDDDSGGQCTECHRAPENDPLKYSLGFDPLMSGTRFIKPKRARASAGHFGYKHYRAFKDSGGWTKIPSATKSPIWGTYSSYQGSWKGGKFCWDCHDPHGDSNIYMIHDKVATTSDGRFGIPKTRADVVFTKKQSGLDYARTTAPYNGICNVCHSPSARHFTSVSGDGHNVSRVCTTCHEHRFADSHANKQACNSCHENAKPIPKHTAFGLPRDCTKCHSGTIGKRMDIMGQMRSNSHHVQRANGEVKNTDCYQCHWEATPQGLIDVDYHEGYNYKIYSSVKNAKVDLVVWKPRVRPTFYNTTTAIQFLASNIGTASERAEAAKVTNHCIGCHSDQNNDTDVFGDCKTPRQYAWDRSSIAARYQQTGTTTWGKYAGTANAARKNQTKAFSAHGNATANRGGWSTQTGYDGDIPNTRGGGQAVQCYDCHSSHGSKANGTTTSYVTFNGTKNGGNLKETQAGKGGYAMTYKASSNSDSNSVNPYNTGAGQCFDCHLTRNSGITPWGYFSTFGAISSVRGYRDTDKFGQGQAGYMKRTSFKGITVKGGHFKASSSLTNNAMGTIDGLCTPCHDPHGVSPSLGSDQAYAVPLLKGTWMTSPYKEEFPLDGAITGSRGSRGYQNPTPTPYVNLDQGTFGWRRITEEDTKFAGLCMRCHPKSNLTAGTDKTKPWKGVDRVHQTVKGWGKNDMHTFTCSKCHVPHVSSLPRLMQTNCLDVKHRGRVASGGAAGEGSGTFPKGKGQSRVNCHPTGVWPDNSWNSKTQW; this is encoded by the coding sequence ATGCTATTGTTTGTCGGCGTCTTGTCACTGGCCGGCCCAGCCGAAGGAGCGCTGGAATGTTACAGCTGCCACGGCTCTTCGAGCCCGGTGGATTACCGGCCCGCTGACAATGCCTACCGCAACATAAGCTCGGGCGGTTTTCAGGGGAACCACCGAACCCACATGGACGCCTCCGCCGTGCCTGGCAGCTGCTCCCAATGCCATCCGGGGAGCGCTTCGTACACTGCTTCTCACCGCAACGGCAGCATCAGGATTTCGAGCCGCATCAACAATTCACCCCTTGCAACCGCCTTCCGCAATCACACCTCATCCCCCCAGAGCGCAACTCCCACCCCCGGAAGCTGCACGAACATCAACTGCCACTTCGAGGCGGCGACCCCGATTTGGGGCTCTTCGCCCCTTGCTGCCCCGACCGGCTGTTCCGCCTGCCATGGCGCGGCGCCAAGCGACGGAAACCACCCGGCGGTCTCTGGTTCCGGCAAGAAACACGGCGACTACCTGGGAACCGGGACGGGGAGTTGCGCCTCGTGCCACACGGACCACACCGCCGAGGCGCGTCCCTTTGCCCACGCCACGAGCGTCGCCAAGCGCGCGCTCGTCGTAAAGTTCACCAAAACGCCCAACAGCGGCGGCACGTACAGCGGAGTCCTCACCTATCCCGGCTATCTGCCGAGCCAGAACCCGCCCCGCAACGGAACCTGCGCCAATCTCTACTGTCACAGCGATGGTCGCGGCGGTGCACCGTTCACGGTAGCGCGCTGGTCCGATTCGGGCACCATCCAGTGCTATTCGTGCCACCGGGGCCGCAGCTCCGACAGCACCGAGGCCAACTGCACCAGCGTGGGAGGCACTTGGGACAGCGACAAAACAAAGTGCTCCCCCTATCTCAACATGAGCAGCAACGGCCACAATAAGCTGGTGGGCTCCCACTGGATCCGGAAGTACCCTTGCTCCTATTGCCACAGTGCCACGGCTGACAGTGCCGGTAACATCATCGATACGACGAAGCATGTAAACGGCACGAGGGATGTGAAGATGGCATCCCAGTGGAACATCGTGGGGCGAACGGATGCGTCCTATGATTCAACAACCAAGGTCTGTTCCAATGTCTATTGCCACAGCGACGGCACCACCGATCCCGAGACCGTCCGCGCCTTCCCCTGGACCGCCACCAAAGCCGGCTGCAACGACTGCCATGGCCACCTGCGGGGCGGCTGTTCTGACACCGGCTGCCATGACGGACGCATAGAAGGCGGGAAGGTGTGGACTCTCCCCTCACGTTTTGGGGCGCTTGGTGCGTACGCCTTCCCGACTGGCCAGGAGTGGATGGAGGCGATGCCGATGTTCGCCAACCAGGGGGCGGGTACTCCCCGCGCCAACTCCCATCCCCGCCACTCGGAAACGAATTTCAGCTGCGACAACTGCCATGCCGCCACCGTTATCGGGGACTGCGCTTCCTGCCACAGCAACGGCATTCCCATCGGGAGCATGGGGGAGTCTTCGCACCTGAACGGCACCTACCACGTCAACAAGACCAAGGACGTGGTCTTCAAGGATGGAGGCTCCTACAACCCGGTTGCCAAAACCTGCTCCAACACCAAGTGCCATACCAGCGGAACCGACCCGGTCTGGGGGGGGGCGGTGACGGGGGCGGTCACCTGCCTCGGCTGCCACGGGACGACCGGTGCGGACCAGGACGACTACAACTCATTCAACGGCACCCAGGCGCGCATCAGCCTCACCCAGTGGACGGTGTCCGGCCACGGCCGCTACTCCTCTGCCGGCGCCTATCCGGTTTCGGGGAACCCGGCGGCAAATTTCCCCGGCAACCCCTGCTGGTATTGCCACGACAACAACGCTCTGCACAAGGACGCCACCAATCCCTTCCGGCTCAGAATGCACCGCCAGTACGAGCGCCGCTTCGTGAAGGAGTGCGTCTACTGCCACATGACCCGCAGCGACGACGAGTGCATCGGCTGCCACGTGGGGCAGGCCGATTCCCTGGCCCCCCAGGCCACGGCCGTCGGTATCGTTTTCAGGCAGAGCAACTGGAGCACGGTAACGCAGTTTCCCAGTCACATCCAGGTGACCGGCTGCACGGCCGTCAACTGCCATGACTCCGACAGCGGCACCTTCGCCAGCGGCACCCACAAGGGGCACGACGTCAATGCCGGAACCTGGACGGCGGAGCAGAAGGATGACGTCAGGAACCAGTACCTGATGATGGGGGTATGCCTCCAGTGCCATGACGACGACAGCGGCGGCCAGTGCACCGAATGCCACCGGGCTCCTGAGAATGACCCCCTGAAGTACTCGCTCGGCTTCGATCCGCTGATGTCGGGGACCCGCTTCATCAAGCCGAAGAGGGCCCGGGCTTCGGCCGGCCATTTCGGCTATAAGCACTACCGTGCATTCAAGGATTCGGGCGGGTGGACGAAGATCCCTTCAGCTACCAAGTCACCCATATGGGGTACCTATTCCAGTTACCAGGGAAGCTGGAAGGGGGGCAAGTTCTGCTGGGACTGCCATGACCCCCATGGGGACTCCAATATCTACATGATCCACGACAAGGTGGCCACCACCTCCGACGGCCGTTTCGGTATCCCGAAAACCCGTGCCGACGTGGTATTCACCAAGAAGCAGAGCGGTCTTGACTATGCCCGGACCACGGCGCCCTACAACGGCATCTGCAACGTCTGCCATTCACCTTCCGCCAGACACTTCACCAGCGTGAGCGGCGACGGCCACAACGTGAGCCGGGTCTGCACCACCTGCCACGAGCACCGCTTCGCCGACAGCCACGCCAACAAGCAGGCGTGCAACAGCTGCCACGAGAACGCCAAGCCGATCCCGAAGCATACCGCCTTTGGCCTGCCGCGGGACTGCACCAAGTGTCATTCGGGAACCATCGGCAAGCGGATGGACATCATGGGACAGATGCGCTCCAACTCCCACCACGTCCAGCGGGCCAACGGCGAGGTTAAGAACACCGACTGCTACCAGTGCCACTGGGAGGCCACCCCCCAGGGGCTCATCGATGTGGACTACCACGAGGGGTACAACTACAAGATTTACTCGTCGGTGAAGAACGCCAAGGTGGACCTGGTGGTCTGGAAGCCGAGGGTCCGCCCCACCTTCTACAACACCACCACGGCCATCCAGTTCCTGGCCTCCAACATCGGGACCGCCTCGGAGCGGGCCGAGGCGGCCAAGGTTACCAACCACTGCATCGGCTGCCACAGCGACCAGAACAACGACACCGATGTCTTCGGCGACTGCAAGACCCCGCGTCAGTATGCGTGGGACCGCTCCAGCATCGCCGCCCGCTACCAGCAGACCGGCACCACGACCTGGGGCAAGTACGCCGGCACGGCCAATGCCGCCAGGAAGAACCAGACCAAGGCCTTTTCCGCCCATGGCAATGCGACGGCAAACCGGGGTGGCTGGAGCACCCAGACCGGCTACGACGGCGACATACCCAATACCCGCGGCGGTGGCCAGGCGGTCCAGTGTTACGACTGCCACAGCTCCCACGGCTCCAAGGCCAACGGCACAACCACGAGCTACGTCACCTTCAACGGCACCAAGAACGGCGGCAACCTGAAGGAGACCCAGGCGGGCAAGGGGGGCTACGCCATGACCTACAAGGCGTCGTCGAATTCGGACAGCAATTCGGTCAACCCTTACAACACCGGCGCCGGCCAGTGCTTCGACTGCCACCTGACCCGCAACAGCGGCATCACCCCCTGGGGTTATTTCTCCACCTTCGGCGCAATCTCCTCGGTGAGGGGGTATCGCGATACCGACAAGTTCGGCCAGGGGCAGGCGGGATACATGAAGCGGACGTCGTTCAAGGGCATCACGGTCAAAGGGGGGCACTTCAAGGCATCGTCCTCCCTTACGAACAATGCCATGGGTACCATCGACGGTCTCTGCACCCCCTGCCACGACCCCCACGGGGTCAGCCCGTCCCTCGGCAGCGATCAGGCCTATGCCGTCCCGCTTCTGAAGGGGACCTGGATGACCTCTCCCTACAAGGAAGAGTTCCCCCTGGACGGAGCGATCACCGGCAGCCGGGGTAGCAGAGGATACCAGAACCCGACACCGACCCCCTATGTCAACCTTGACCAGGGGACTTTCGGCTGGCGCAGGATCACGGAAGAAGACACGAAGTTTGCCGGTCTCTGCATGCGGTGCCATCCCAAGTCGAACCTGACTGCCGGCACTGACAAGACGAAGCCGTGGAAAGGCGTTGACCGCGTTCACCAGACGGTGAAAGGGTGGGGCAAGAACGACATGCACACATTCACCTGCTCCAAGTGCCACGTTCCCCACGTTTCGAGCCTCCCGCGGCTCATGCAGACCAACTGCCTCGATGTGAAACACCGCGGCCGGGTGGCTTCCGGCGGCGCCGCCGGCGAGGGGAGCGGCACCTTCCCGAAGGGGAAAGGGCAGAGTCGCGTGAACTGTCACCCGACTGGCGTGTGGCCCGACAACTCCTGGAACTCCAAGACACAATGGTGA